AACTGTGGAACCCTGAGTAATAATTTAACGGATAAAAATGATCAAGTTGTTGATAACTTTTGGCTTCTGTTTGGCGTTCATACTCAAAGAGTCGATAGGTCACTTGCTCGTCAGAAGTTAAGGCGTCTTGGTCAATTTTAGCTAAACGTTTCAGCAATTGTGCGTTATATTTTTCACGGCGATCTCTGTCCGCTTTCGACATTTCAGGCAATTTGCCATTCATGCGGAATGCGTCAGGATCTTTTCTGAAGAAAATTTGTTCTTGGTTTGCTGTTTTCCAATGGTCGTTGAGTAGTTGCGTAAAGGATTGAGAGGCAGTTTGTGCTGTTGCCGTGACACTTATGCCAAAGGCGATTACACTTGCAACAACAAGTTTATTTTTATTATTCATCTTATTATCCTGATTAATAGGTATCACGATGGATTATAAAGCATATAGTACCAAGGTATAATAAGCAGCATTAATTGGCGATAACAACTTGAAATTTGCAAGTTTACATAAAGGGGCATTATGCTTAAATTATCTCGTGCAGGTTGGAACAACGTCATTATTTTTGGGGTTTTGGCTTTTATTTTATTAATTAATGCCACCCATGAAAATGTCTTTACAGACGAGCAAGCGCTACAAAAAGATGACAGCTTTTTCCCAAACTCTGCGGTTATCTTAACCATGTCGTTAAATCAACAAGTCACCATCGAGCGTATAGGAAAAACATGGCGTGCTACTCCTGCGGTCATTGAGGGACAAGCGTTGGCGCAAATGATGCGCTCATGGCAGCAATTGTCAGTCGAGCCCACTACCCCCAATAATAATGTTGATCCGCAATTATCGTTATTAGTGAGTATCGAGATATCAGGTCAAGATGAAGCAATAAACTTACGATTAAACGCACAAACTGATCAGTTGCTCATTTATCATCAACAAAAAGAACGTTGGTATGTATTACCCTTAGCGATGTATGATCAGCTTGTTCCACAAGAAATTTTCGGGTCAAAGTTATTAAATGATAATGCGTAAATGTGCTTTTTTATCCATGGATTCGTTAGATGACTTTGAGTCTTACGATCACCTCGTTGAACCCCATTTGAATGCTTTAGGCTGGCAATTGGATACCATTTCATGGCGAAAAAAACAGGTGAATTGGTCAGACTATGAAGCAGTGATCATTAGAACGCCGTGGGATTACCAGCAAGACGAACAAGCTTTTTTAAACGTGCTAGCTGAAATAGAGCAATCGAGCGCACATTTAGAGAACCCGTTAGAGATTGTGCGTTGGAATATTGATAAAATTTATTTGCAATCGTTAGAACTGCTCGGTGCAACCTTAGTGCCTACGTTGTGGCATTCACGATTAGCAGAACAATCTTTAACAGAACAAATGGTTGATAATTTTTTTGCACATTTTTCCTGCGCGCAATTGATTATTAAACCGAGAATTAGTGCTAATGCGGATAATACCTTTTGGCTCGATAGAGATTCCGCAAAAGCGCGGTTAATTCAACTAAATAAAACCTTCAGTAATCGTGACTTTATGGTGCAGCCTTTTATGGAGCATATTTTAAATGAAGGTGAATATTCATTATTTTATTTTAACGGGCAATATAGTCACGCCATTTTAAAAACACCAAAAGAGCATGATTTTCGTGTTCAGGAAGAATTTGGCAGTCGGTTAACACAAATAACCCCTGAGCCAGCGTTGCTTAAAGCGGCACAAACGTGCATGGCTGCTATAGATAAGCTGCATGTTATGCCCTTATATGCTCGTGTCGATTTTGTTCGTCATCAGCACGGGTTTGCATTAATGGAAGCAGAACTTATCGAACCCTCTTTATATTTTAATATGGATCAACAGGCCGCAAAACGTTTCGCTGATGCGTTTGTTGAACGTATGCACCAGTTAACCTTATAAGAAATTACTATGCCTGAATTACCCGAAGTAGAAGTATGTCGTTTAGGGATCAGCCCACATATTGATGGTCAAACCGTGAAAAAGGTGACTGTTCGTCATAAACAGCTGCGCTGGCCGATCCCCGAAGAAGTATTATTGCTCAACGGGTTAACTGTATTGGCGGTTAATCGA
The Thalassotalea hakodatensis genome window above contains:
- a CDS encoding ATP-grasp domain-containing protein encodes the protein MIMRKCAFLSMDSLDDFESYDHLVEPHLNALGWQLDTISWRKKQVNWSDYEAVIIRTPWDYQQDEQAFLNVLAEIEQSSAHLENPLEIVRWNIDKIYLQSLELLGATLVPTLWHSRLAEQSLTEQMVDNFFAHFSCAQLIIKPRISANADNTFWLDRDSAKARLIQLNKTFSNRDFMVQPFMEHILNEGEYSLFYFNGQYSHAILKTPKEHDFRVQEEFGSRLTQITPEPALLKAAQTCMAAIDKLHVMPLYARVDFVRHQHGFALMEAELIEPSLYFNMDQQAAKRFADAFVERMHQLTL